A genomic stretch from Lathyrus oleraceus cultivar Zhongwan6 chromosome 2, CAAS_Psat_ZW6_1.0, whole genome shotgun sequence includes:
- the LOC127123280 gene encoding acyl-CoA-binding domain-containing protein 1 — MITSSITHLVNVMQEDFEEHAAKVKTLKESPSNENLLILYGLYKQATLGPVTTARPGIFSQKDRAKWDAWKAVEGKSKDEAMSDYITKVKQLLEEAGLSA; from the exons ATGATTACTTCAAGCATTACACACTTGGTTAATGTGATGCAGGAGGATTTTGAGGAGCATGCTGCGAAAGTCAAGACTCTAAAAGAGAGTCCATCAAATGAAAACTTGCTTATCCTTTATGGATTGTACAAGCAAGCCACTCTTGGACCTGTTACCACCG CTCGTCCTGGGATTTTCAGCCAGAAAGACAGAGCTAAATGGGATGCATGGAAGGCTGTTGAAG GAAAATCCAAGGATGAAGCAATGAGTGATTACATCACTAAGGTGAAACAGCTGCTCGAAGAAGCTGGTCTTTCTGCTTAA